From the Solea senegalensis isolate Sse05_10M linkage group LG16, IFAPA_SoseM_1, whole genome shotgun sequence genome, one window contains:
- the LOC122782638 gene encoding GTPase IMAP family member 2-like: MSKEKYQGFYSATDSYEMRIILFGKTGVGKSAAGNTILGREAFESELPLSSMTTECQKAKGNVGGRRIAVIDTPGLFDTNCYEEEMLKWIKMCISLSAPGPHAFLVVLELGRFTQKEKETVKMIQTTFGEDAANYTMVLFTHGDRLRNLSIESYISESADLQAFIRSCCGRYHVFNNEIKDAVQTSHLLQKIDKMTMANYGSYYTNDMFMKPEEAIEKEKQRLLQEMEHEARARADKTALVIFITTACGVLVGGLLTNRQQGLVLGVLAGAAIGATVSTPSVKTETTKKQTQKMRRDR, translated from the exons ATGAGTAAGGAGAAATATCAAG GGTTTTACAGTGCCACAGACTCCTATGAAATGAGGATCATTCTATTTGGCAAGACAGGCGTGGGAAAGAGTGCAGCTGGAAACACCATCTTGGGCCGAGAGGCTTTTGAGTCTGAACTGCCTCTATCCTCCATGACAACTGAATGCCAGAAAGCTAAGGGGAATGTTGGAGGCCGAAGGATTGCTGTTATTGACACTCCAGGACTGTTTGACACTAATTGCTATGAAGAGGAAATGTTGAAGTGGATCAAGATGTGCATCTCACTGTCTGCTCCTGGCCCTCATGCCTTCCTGGTGGTTCTTGAGTTGGGCAGGTTCACCCAAAAGGAGAAGGAGACTGTTAAGATGATCCAGACCACTTTTGGTGAAGATGCTGCCAATTACACAATGGTGTTGTTTACTCATGGAGACAGGCTGAGAAATCTATCTATTGAGAGCTACATTTCAGAGAGTGCTGATCTGCAAGCCTTCATTCGCTCGTGTTGCGGTCGATACCATGTCTTCAATAATGAAATCAAAGATGCTGTGCAAACCAGCCACCTCCTGCAAAAAATTGACAAGATGACCATGGCCAACTATGGAAGCTACTACACCAATGACATGTTCATGAAACCAGAGGAGGCCATAGAGAAGGAGAAACAGAGACTCCTGCAGGAGATGGAGCATGAAGCCAGAGCTCGAGCAGATAAAACTGCTCTAGTGATTTTTATAACAACAGCCTGCGGTGTTCTGGTTGGTGGTCTGCTTACAAACAGGCAACAAGGTTTAGTGCTTGGAGTTTTAGCTGGGGCAGCCATTGGAGCTACTGTTAGTACTCCAtcagtgaaaacagaaacaacaaagaagCAAACTCAAAAAATGCGACGTGACAGATAA